A DNA window from Paenibacillus sp. HWE-109 contains the following coding sequences:
- a CDS encoding N-acetylmuramoyl-L-alanine amidase — protein sequence MKRDGIQTRRVLYVVLLISFAVTALVYRSNMKSVVQPTAEVTQPRESELPIEAVLAKVGSAPEMAIVISEPTVQPTVQPAVQAVGEAEAQATAQPTVQPTPGAAAHKAKSSGKLVMLDPGHQRQGNNTPEQVGPDVRDTKPAVSSGTVGVRTKKAEYVLNLEVSLLIKAQLERRGIEVAMTRETHDVDISNKQRAEMANEAGAALAVRIHADGDSSPKTKGFSVLYPSASTAAVKPIAAESRQAAGYLVEHLKAATEASGRGLSARSDLSGFNWSQVPVVLVELGFMTNPEEDELMSEPEYQKKLAAGIADGIEQFMTSR from the coding sequence GTGAAAAGAGATGGAATTCAGACACGGCGAGTCTTGTATGTAGTGCTTTTGATTAGTTTTGCGGTGACAGCCTTAGTGTATAGATCGAACATGAAGTCTGTCGTTCAACCGACCGCTGAGGTCACTCAGCCGAGGGAGTCGGAGCTGCCTATAGAAGCAGTTCTAGCTAAGGTGGGCTCGGCGCCTGAGATGGCGATTGTAATATCAGAACCAACAGTGCAGCCGACAGTGCAGCCTGCGGTGCAAGCAGTGGGCGAGGCTGAAGCGCAGGCAACGGCACAACCAACCGTGCAACCAACACCGGGGGCTGCTGCCCACAAGGCCAAGTCGTCCGGCAAGCTCGTCATGCTCGACCCGGGACATCAGCGCCAAGGGAACAACACGCCTGAGCAGGTGGGCCCTGATGTTAGGGACACCAAGCCAGCTGTCAGCTCCGGGACGGTCGGTGTCCGCACGAAAAAAGCGGAATATGTTCTCAACCTGGAGGTTTCGTTGTTGATCAAGGCTCAGCTCGAGCGCCGCGGCATCGAAGTTGCGATGACGCGCGAGACGCATGACGTCGATATCAGCAACAAACAGCGCGCAGAGATGGCGAATGAAGCCGGAGCGGCACTCGCTGTGCGCATTCATGCGGATGGGGATAGTTCACCCAAGACCAAAGGGTTCTCCGTACTGTATCCGTCTGCTTCCACGGCAGCCGTTAAGCCGATTGCGGCAGAGAGCCGTCAGGCGGCGGGCTACCTTGTGGAACATTTGAAGGCTGCAACTGAGGCGTCCGGAAGAGGACTCTCAGCGAGGAGCGATTTGTCAGGGTTCAATTGGTCCCAAGTGCCGGTCGTGTTAGTGGAGCTGGGCTTTATGACGAATCCGGAAGAGGACGAGCTCATGTCCGAGCCGGAGTATCAGAAAAAGCTGGCCGCAGGCATTGCTGACGGGATTGAGCAATTTATGACAAGCAGATGA
- a CDS encoding thiol-disulfide oxidoreductase DCC family protein produces MTQPTHDPAIVLFDGVCNLCSGAVQFILRNDPEGIFRFASLQSAIGQQLLARHNLPTDIISTIVLIEGGRAYTRSTAALRIARRLRGAWPAAYAAILIPAPLRNLVYGFIARNRYRWFGQTEQCMLPTPAYKQRFLD; encoded by the coding sequence ATGACGCAACCAACCCATGACCCTGCCATCGTCCTGTTCGATGGGGTCTGCAACCTTTGCAGCGGAGCTGTGCAGTTCATCCTGCGGAATGACCCTGAAGGCATCTTTCGCTTCGCGTCCTTGCAGTCCGCTATCGGCCAACAACTGCTTGCGCGGCACAATCTGCCGACAGATATCATCAGCACGATTGTGCTGATCGAAGGCGGCCGCGCCTATACCCGCTCAACCGCGGCGCTGCGCATCGCCCGGCGGCTGCGTGGCGCATGGCCTGCAGCCTACGCCGCCATTCTCATTCCTGCTCCGCTGAGGAATCTCGTCTACGGCTTCATCGCGCGCAATCGCTACCGCTGGTTCGGCCAAACTGAGCAGTGCATGCTGCCAACGCCGGCATATAAGCAGCGCTTTCTCGACTAG
- a CDS encoding DUF3048 domain-containing protein — MKTLPILRKHTLSTWLVLGCSVITLVGCSNTSPAVPSPSPQATATPSAAVSPATKPASTAVDTTLPFKFPLTGLPTDTEVKSRPFMVMVENAPQARPQTGLDQADIVYEILAEGEITRFVSVFQSHPAQTIGPVRSIRPYFVEIGDALDAVIVHAGWSQEAMDMMAGRKLSHLDEVYGDGAYYWRSTERKAPHNLYTSVDKMKQGAKAHNFRAEWNGPLLTFAKEGQNKLTGAAVNYIQIPYIKGYFASYDYDAAEGVYKRSMEGKPHLDKESGKQLQARNLLVLESKHKIVDKEGRREVDVFGPGKGVILQEGQSQSITWERKNGLLRAYDDKGIEVPLLPGNTWVQIVPEGTQLKME, encoded by the coding sequence TTGAAAACATTGCCGATTCTACGCAAACACACGCTCAGCACCTGGCTTGTCCTTGGATGCTCTGTTATCACCCTTGTTGGGTGCAGCAATACGTCACCTGCCGTTCCTTCGCCTAGTCCGCAAGCTACCGCAACGCCGTCCGCCGCCGTGTCGCCGGCTACCAAACCAGCTTCAACCGCCGTTGATACGACGCTGCCGTTCAAATTCCCGCTGACGGGCCTGCCCACAGATACAGAAGTGAAGAGCCGCCCCTTCATGGTTATGGTCGAGAACGCACCGCAAGCCAGGCCGCAGACCGGCCTTGATCAGGCCGACATCGTGTATGAAATTCTCGCAGAGGGCGAGATTACGAGATTCGTCTCCGTATTCCAAAGCCATCCGGCGCAGACGATCGGTCCGGTGCGCAGCATTCGGCCTTATTTCGTAGAAATCGGCGATGCGCTCGATGCGGTGATCGTGCATGCCGGCTGGAGCCAGGAGGCTATGGATATGATGGCCGGCCGCAAGCTGTCCCATCTCGATGAAGTCTACGGGGATGGCGCCTATTACTGGCGGTCCACGGAACGCAAAGCGCCGCACAATCTCTATACCTCTGTGGATAAAATGAAGCAGGGCGCCAAGGCGCACAATTTCCGCGCGGAGTGGAACGGGCCGCTGCTCACTTTTGCTAAGGAAGGCCAGAATAAGCTGACCGGCGCAGCTGTGAACTACATTCAAATTCCTTATATCAAAGGGTATTTCGCTTCATATGACTACGATGCCGCCGAAGGCGTGTACAAGCGCAGCATGGAAGGCAAGCCGCATTTGGATAAAGAGAGCGGCAAGCAGCTGCAAGCGAGGAACCTGCTCGTACTGGAGAGCAAGCATAAGATTGTGGATAAAGAGGGCCGCCGGGAAGTTGATGTTTTCGGGCCGGGCAAGGGCGTTATTCTGCAAGAGGGACAATCCCAGTCCATAACGTGGGAACGCAAAAACGGTCTGCTGCGCGCATACGACGACAAAGGGATCGAAGTACCGCTGCTGCCAGGCAATACGTGGGTTCAGATCGTGCCGGAAGGGACGCAATTGAAGATGGAGTAG
- a CDS encoding stalk domain-containing protein → MKNLFSKKVSAIIAIVSLAVSAGTLAYADSALKQITAYQNQALKVTVNGSEVDMSSEDGTMYPVVYDGHSYVSAKAVAEAMGGSVKWNNSTQTVEITSGTRTGSGIPDKDNTTKPTPKPTAAPTPPPVTKPSEGSSNSGTVSSGESVAYTDIYNNPYSKGHWKANYKVSVNKVTPVTAEQVVELGFKKPDATSTTSWALVDVTVKADNITYTQVKPDPGSEYSYISSIVPQFSGVTVADKSAKIIGVTDYGFDGSFSRNLGDALGSDNKIKPGETKSYNVSGKILVTLFKGQSNMLWIRQQDSTVEFDSSALYIKLN, encoded by the coding sequence ATGAAGAATTTATTCAGTAAAAAAGTTTCAGCAATCATTGCAATTGTATCACTAGCTGTATCGGCAGGAACTTTAGCCTATGCTGATTCAGCACTTAAGCAAATCACAGCATATCAAAATCAAGCATTAAAAGTAACTGTCAATGGTAGTGAAGTTGATATGTCCAGTGAAGATGGGACTATGTATCCAGTGGTTTATGATGGCCATAGCTATGTATCTGCGAAAGCAGTTGCAGAAGCTATGGGAGGTTCTGTTAAATGGAATAACTCAACTCAAACAGTTGAGATCACTAGTGGAACTCGTACTGGTTCTGGAATTCCAGACAAAGACAATACTACTAAACCAACACCTAAACCTACTGCAGCACCTACTCCTCCTCCAGTAACTAAACCGTCTGAAGGATCTTCTAACTCTGGTACAGTATCCAGTGGGGAGTCGGTGGCCTATACAGATATTTATAACAATCCTTACTCAAAAGGTCATTGGAAAGCAAATTATAAAGTAAGCGTAAATAAAGTAACGCCAGTTACTGCTGAACAGGTTGTAGAATTAGGATTCAAGAAACCGGATGCTACTTCTACTACTAGTTGGGCTTTAGTTGATGTTACAGTGAAAGCTGACAACATTACTTATACTCAGGTAAAACCAGATCCAGGTAGTGAATATAGCTACATATCTAGTATTGTTCCTCAGTTCTCAGGAGTGACTGTAGCTGATAAAAGTGCTAAGATTATTGGAGTAACTGATTATGGATTCGATGGTTCTTTTAGTAGAAACTTGGGTGATGCTCTTGGTTCTGATAATAAGATTAAACCGGGTGAGACAAAGTCTTATAATGTCTCTGGTAAAATCTTAGTTACTCTATTTAAAGGTCAAAGTAATATGCTTTGGATTCGTCAACAGGATAGTACCGTAGAGTTTGACTCAAGTGCTCTCTATATTAAACTTAACTAA
- the purM gene encoding phosphoribosylformylglycinamidine cyclo-ligase, translating to MSDAYKKAGVDIAAGNEAVERMKKHVKRTFRPEVLTDLGGFGGLFSLNKDKYEEPVLVSGTDGVGTKLKIAFAMDKHDTIGIDAVAMCVNDIIVQGAEPLFFLDYLACDKVIPEKIEAIVKGIADGCAQSGCSLIGGETAEMPGMYASGEYDIAGFTVGIVDKKKIIDGTTIRPGDVVLGLASSGVHSNGFSLVRKLLLEDGGYTLQGHVEELGDKLGNVLLEPTKLYVKPVLAMLEDVAIKGMAHITGGGFIENIPRVLPEGVNVEIHYGSWPILPIFALMQREGGISNNDMFRTFNMGIGMVVIVNADDAEKAIAAAEAQGEKAYRLGVVTEGERVVTFQGAEV from the coding sequence GTGTCAGATGCTTACAAAAAGGCTGGAGTCGATATCGCAGCAGGGAACGAAGCCGTAGAACGGATGAAAAAGCACGTCAAACGGACATTCCGTCCTGAAGTGTTAACGGACCTCGGAGGCTTCGGCGGGCTGTTCAGCTTGAACAAAGACAAGTATGAGGAGCCTGTGCTCGTATCGGGTACGGATGGCGTGGGCACGAAGCTGAAGATCGCTTTTGCAATGGATAAGCATGATACGATCGGGATTGACGCTGTTGCGATGTGTGTGAACGATATTATCGTTCAAGGCGCAGAGCCGCTGTTCTTCCTTGATTATCTGGCTTGCGATAAAGTTATTCCTGAGAAAATTGAAGCAATTGTTAAAGGGATCGCTGATGGTTGTGCGCAGTCTGGCTGCTCACTGATCGGCGGGGAAACGGCGGAAATGCCGGGCATGTATGCGTCAGGGGAGTATGACATTGCCGGCTTTACGGTTGGAATCGTCGACAAGAAAAAGATCATCGACGGTACAACAATTCGTCCTGGAGACGTAGTTCTAGGTCTGGCTTCAAGCGGCGTGCACAGCAACGGGTTCTCTCTTGTGCGCAAGCTTTTGCTGGAAGATGGCGGTTATACGCTGCAAGGGCATGTGGAAGAGCTGGGCGACAAGCTGGGGAATGTGCTCCTTGAGCCAACGAAGCTGTATGTGAAGCCGGTTCTGGCGATGCTGGAAGATGTAGCGATCAAAGGGATGGCGCATATTACAGGCGGCGGTTTCATCGAAAATATTCCACGCGTTTTGCCGGAAGGCGTAAATGTAGAGATCCATTACGGCTCATGGCCGATTCTTCCGATCTTCGCGCTGATGCAGCGTGAGGGCGGCATTTCGAACAACGATATGTTCCGTACGTTCAACATGGGGATTGGTATGGTTGTGATCGTGAACGCAGACGATGCTGAGAAAGCTATTGCAGCAGCTGAAGCGCAAGGCGAGAAAGCCTACCGACTTGGTGTTGTAACCGAGGGCGAGCGTGTCGTGACGTTCCAAGGAGCTGAGGTGTAA
- the purF gene encoding amidophosphoribosyltransferase, with translation MSNGIKQSEALKLPAAPLVTLGEAQHELWTGEYFNEGVGGQGGLFDKLNEECGVFGVYGHPEASSLCYYGLHALQHRGQESAGICTVEDGKFNYYRGMGLAKEVFTNDNLHPLTGSTAIAHVRYSTAGESKLANAQPLVFKYREGDLAIATNGNLDNANIIKRELERKGSIFQTTSDTEVLAHLIARSEHDDIVDAVKDALHQVVGGFAFLIITKDKLIAALDPNGLRPFMIGRLGDAYLFASETCAFDAVGATYFRDVQPGEIIVLDRDGFHSEQFVEGGKRAICAMEYIYFARPDSDIDTVNIHSARKRMGKRLAMEAFVDADIVTGVPDSSISAAIGFAEQTGIPYELGLIKNRYTGRTFIIPSQELREQGVKMKLSAVRKVVEGKRVVMIDDSIVRGTTSLRIVNLLREAGATEVHVRISSPPFMNPCYYGIDTPDRKELIAAMNSIEEIRKAINADSLHFLTKEGLLDSIGQGSAGAASGYCTACFDNSYPTEIVDVTKVGCACD, from the coding sequence ATGTCTAATGGCATAAAGCAATCCGAGGCCCTGAAGCTTCCTGCGGCTCCCCTGGTTACACTTGGGGAGGCTCAGCATGAGCTTTGGACTGGCGAGTATTTCAACGAGGGTGTAGGCGGCCAAGGCGGATTGTTTGATAAGCTGAATGAAGAGTGTGGCGTGTTCGGGGTGTATGGTCATCCTGAAGCATCCTCGCTGTGCTACTACGGGCTTCATGCCCTGCAGCATCGCGGACAGGAAAGCGCCGGCATTTGTACAGTCGAAGACGGTAAGTTCAACTATTATCGCGGCATGGGACTTGCCAAAGAGGTGTTTACGAACGATAATCTGCATCCTCTGACAGGTTCTACGGCGATCGCGCATGTGCGCTATTCAACAGCTGGCGAAAGCAAGCTGGCGAATGCACAGCCGCTCGTATTCAAGTACCGCGAGGGCGACCTGGCGATTGCGACGAACGGCAACCTCGATAATGCGAATATTATCAAGCGGGAGCTTGAGCGTAAGGGATCTATTTTCCAAACGACCAGCGATACCGAAGTTCTGGCGCATTTGATTGCTCGTTCGGAACATGATGATATCGTGGATGCGGTGAAGGATGCTTTGCATCAAGTGGTTGGCGGATTCGCCTTCTTGATCATTACCAAAGATAAGTTGATTGCTGCGCTCGATCCGAATGGATTGCGTCCTTTCATGATTGGCCGCCTTGGTGATGCGTACTTGTTCGCTTCCGAGACCTGCGCTTTTGATGCCGTGGGAGCGACGTACTTCCGTGATGTGCAGCCTGGTGAGATTATTGTGCTGGATCGCGACGGCTTCCATTCGGAACAGTTTGTGGAGGGTGGCAAGCGTGCGATCTGTGCGATGGAGTACATTTACTTCGCTCGTCCAGACAGCGATATCGACACGGTGAACATTCACTCTGCGCGTAAGCGGATGGGGAAACGTTTGGCGATGGAAGCGTTCGTGGACGCGGATATCGTGACGGGCGTGCCGGATTCCAGTATTTCGGCGGCAATTGGCTTTGCGGAACAAACGGGCATCCCGTATGAGCTGGGTCTGATTAAGAACCGCTATACAGGCCGAACGTTCATCATTCCAAGCCAAGAGCTGCGCGAGCAAGGGGTCAAAATGAAGCTGAGCGCTGTGCGCAAAGTGGTTGAAGGCAAACGCGTGGTCATGATCGATGATTCCATCGTTCGTGGAACAACGTCGCTGCGCATCGTCAACTTGCTGAGAGAAGCTGGCGCTACGGAAGTGCATGTGCGGATTTCTTCGCCGCCATTCATGAACCCTTGCTATTACGGGATTGATACCCCGGACCGCAAGGAACTGATCGCTGCGATGAATTCCATCGAAGAAATTCGCAAGGCGATCAATGCGGATTCCCTTCATTTTTTAACCAAAGAGGGACTGCTTGATTCGATCGGTCAAGGTTCGGCAGGAGCGGCGAGCGGATATTGCACGGCTTGTTTCGATAACAGCTATCCAACGGAAATCGTCGATGTGACGAAAGTTGGTTGTGCTTGCGATTAA
- the purH gene encoding bifunctional phosphoribosylaminoimidazolecarboxamide formyltransferase/IMP cyclohydrolase gives MAIKRALISVFDKTGIVEFASELTKLGVEIISTGGTLSLLKDKGVPVIGISEVTGFPEIMDGRVKTLHPNVHGGLLAVRDNVEHQESMKKLGLEYIDLVVVNLYPFAETIAKPDVTYEDAIENIDIGGPTMLRSAAKNHAFVSVIVDTTDYAKVLEEVQETGDTTLETRKRLAAKVFRHTGAYDALIGDYLTGLQGEPYPERYTVTYEKMQELRYGENPHQSAAFYRKPNAAAGNITTAEQLHGKELSYNNINDANTALQIVKEFSEPAVVAVKHMNPCGVGIGTNVLEAYTKAYNADPTSIFGGIVAANRAIDEATAQLLHEIFLEIVIAPDFTPEALDILSKKKNIRLLKVSGLDTIAGRQSEPVLTTVEGGMLVQASDAYQLTEADLKVVSERQPTAEEMKQLLFAWKVVKHVKSNAIVLVADDMTVGVGAGQMNRVGAAKIAIEQAGEKSKGSVLSSDAFFPMGDTLEMAAKAGITAVIQPGGSIKDEESIRVANENGIAMVMTGVRHFKH, from the coding sequence GTGGCAATCAAAAGAGCACTCATCAGCGTTTTCGATAAAACGGGTATCGTTGAATTCGCAAGCGAGCTGACGAAGCTGGGCGTTGAGATCATATCCACAGGCGGTACGCTAAGTTTGTTGAAGGATAAAGGGGTACCGGTTATCGGTATTTCGGAAGTGACAGGATTCCCGGAGATCATGGATGGCCGCGTCAAAACGCTGCATCCGAACGTCCACGGCGGATTACTGGCTGTTCGTGACAACGTAGAGCACCAAGAGAGCATGAAGAAGCTTGGCTTGGAGTATATTGATTTGGTTGTTGTGAATTTGTATCCTTTTGCGGAGACGATTGCGAAGCCGGATGTGACTTACGAAGATGCGATCGAGAACATCGATATCGGTGGACCGACGATGCTTCGTTCTGCAGCGAAAAACCATGCGTTCGTTTCCGTTATCGTCGACACGACTGACTATGCCAAAGTGTTGGAAGAAGTCCAGGAGACAGGCGACACGACGCTGGAAACGCGCAAGCGTTTGGCAGCCAAAGTGTTCCGTCACACAGGAGCTTACGATGCTTTGATTGGCGACTATTTGACTGGCCTGCAAGGCGAGCCTTACCCAGAGCGCTACACGGTAACTTATGAGAAAATGCAAGAGCTTCGCTACGGGGAGAACCCGCATCAAAGCGCGGCTTTCTACCGCAAGCCGAATGCAGCTGCCGGGAACATTACGACGGCTGAACAATTGCATGGTAAAGAATTATCCTACAACAATATTAATGATGCGAATACAGCCCTTCAAATTGTCAAAGAATTCAGCGAGCCAGCGGTTGTAGCCGTTAAGCACATGAATCCTTGCGGCGTAGGCATTGGTACAAATGTACTTGAAGCTTATACCAAAGCGTACAATGCTGATCCTACGTCCATCTTCGGTGGTATCGTAGCGGCTAACCGTGCGATTGATGAGGCGACAGCGCAATTGCTGCATGAGATTTTCCTGGAAATCGTCATTGCGCCTGATTTTACACCGGAAGCGCTCGATATCCTGTCCAAAAAGAAAAACATCCGCTTGCTTAAAGTTAGCGGCTTAGATACGATCGCTGGTCGCCAATCAGAGCCAGTGCTGACAACCGTTGAAGGCGGCATGCTCGTTCAAGCGAGCGATGCTTACCAATTGACGGAAGCTGATCTGAAAGTTGTTTCTGAGCGTCAACCGACAGCGGAAGAGATGAAGCAACTGCTTTTCGCATGGAAAGTAGTTAAGCACGTTAAATCCAATGCGATTGTCCTCGTTGCAGACGATATGACCGTAGGTGTGGGCGCTGGTCAAATGAACCGCGTGGGTGCTGCCAAAATTGCCATCGAGCAAGCTGGCGAGAAGTCCAAAGGTTCTGTGCTTTCCTCCGATGCGTTCTTCCCAATGGGCGACACGCTCGAAATGGCAGCAAAAGCTGGCATCACTGCTGTGATTCAGCCAGGCGGCTCGATCAAAGATGAAGAATCCATTCGCGTTGCGAACGAAAATGGCATTGCTATGGTCATGACGGGCGTACGTCATTTTAAACACTAA
- the purN gene encoding phosphoribosylglycinamide formyltransferase, whose product MQPYRIAIFASGSGSNFQAIVDQVQKGKLDVSIELLVCDRPKAYVVERAKEAKVPMFVFSPKEYESREAYEALILKELVERQVDLIVMAGYMRIITDVLVGPYYGRMINIHPSLLPSFPGVRAIEQAVEYGVKQTGVTVHFVDGGLDSGPIIAQRAVEIHEHETAESLAERIHAAEHVLLPQVIRWLREARVSLDGRRVGVRL is encoded by the coding sequence ATGCAGCCTTACCGGATCGCGATTTTTGCTTCGGGCAGCGGCTCTAATTTCCAGGCGATCGTGGACCAGGTACAGAAGGGGAAGCTTGATGTCAGCATCGAGCTTCTTGTCTGTGACCGCCCCAAAGCCTACGTGGTTGAGCGCGCCAAGGAAGCGAAAGTGCCAATGTTCGTGTTCAGTCCAAAGGAATATGAAAGCCGCGAGGCTTATGAAGCTCTCATTCTGAAGGAGCTTGTAGAGCGTCAGGTTGATCTGATCGTGATGGCTGGCTACATGCGGATTATTACGGATGTGCTGGTTGGGCCTTATTATGGGCGGATGATCAACATTCACCCATCGCTGCTGCCGTCTTTTCCGGGCGTGCGCGCGATTGAGCAAGCCGTCGAGTACGGCGTGAAGCAAACCGGCGTCACCGTGCACTTCGTGGACGGCGGCCTGGACTCGGGCCCGATTATTGCGCAGCGCGCCGTGGAGATCCACGAGCACGAGACCGCGGAATCGCTCGCGGAGCGGATTCATGCGGCCGAGCATGTGCTGCTGCCGCAGGTGATCCGCTGGCTGCGCGAGGCTCGCGTGAGCCTGGATGGCCGCAGGGTTGGCGTGCGGCTTTAA
- a CDS encoding DODA-type extradiol aromatic ring-opening family dioxygenase — translation MLPTFFIAHGTPSLVIEQHAYTEFLQKLARSIPRPKAIVLFSAHWESDVQKISAAIHPETIYDFTGFSEKLYTIKYPAKGDLTLSLHIQRLFQEDGIRCELDDERGLDHGAWGPLTMMYPDADIPVVTLSVNPRLTAEEHYRIGAALGALREEDVLILGSGGTVHNVRRLDRNNPVPQVWAVEFDEWLAEQLETWNLEALVRYDERAPNVREAVPTPEHFVPLLLAMGAADTTRRAKLLHHSFQMGTLSLCCWMFGAKRKS, via the coding sequence ATGCTGCCAACGTTTTTTATAGCTCATGGAACACCAAGTTTGGTCATAGAGCAGCATGCTTACACCGAGTTTCTGCAGAAGCTGGCCCGAAGCATTCCCAGACCCAAAGCGATCGTGCTGTTCAGTGCGCACTGGGAAAGTGACGTACAGAAAATTAGCGCTGCCATTCATCCGGAAACGATCTATGATTTTACGGGCTTTTCGGAGAAACTTTATACCATTAAGTACCCAGCTAAAGGAGATTTGACGCTTAGTTTACATATACAGCGGTTATTCCAAGAGGATGGCATTCGGTGCGAGCTGGATGATGAGCGCGGGCTGGACCATGGAGCATGGGGGCCGCTTACTATGATGTACCCGGATGCGGACATTCCGGTAGTCACGTTGTCGGTGAATCCGCGGCTAACCGCGGAAGAGCATTACCGCATTGGTGCCGCGTTAGGCGCTTTGCGGGAGGAGGATGTGCTGATCCTCGGCAGCGGCGGGACGGTTCATAATGTAAGGCGGCTGGACCGGAATAATCCAGTACCCCAGGTATGGGCTGTGGAGTTCGACGAGTGGCTGGCGGAGCAGCTGGAGACGTGGAATCTAGAGGCGTTGGTTCGATACGACGAAAGAGCGCCTAATGTGCGTGAGGCGGTTCCGACGCCGGAGCATTTTGTCCCGCTGCTGCTGGCGATGGGCGCAGCGGATACGACGCGCAGAGCGAAGCTGCTGCATCACAGCTTCCAGATGGGCACGCTCAGCTTGTGCTGCTGGATGTTCGGGGCGAAGCGGAAGTCGTAG
- the purD gene encoding phosphoribosylamine--glycine ligase encodes MRVLVIGRGGREHAIVWSLSKSPKISKLFCAPGNGGIAGLAECVPITELQFEEISTFAKEQAIDLVMVAPDDPLAAGLVDHLEAKGIAAFGPRANAAIIEGSKVFMKELLKKYSIPTAAYESFDAYEPALAYLRTQTAPIVIKADGLAAGKGVTVAQTMEEAEAALKDIMVDQVFGKSGASVVIEEFLTGQEMSLLAFVDGSTVRLMVPSQDHKPVFDNDKGPNTGGMGTYSPLPHIRESIVQEALEKIVQPTADAMVAEGRPFKGVLYAGLILTPNGVKTIEFNARFGDPETQVILPRLQTDLLDIFLAINNGTLAEQPIEWSEDAAVCVIVASPGYPAAYPKGLPITGLDQVQDSLVFHAGTAIEDGQIVTNGGRVLGITGIGKDIIEARQKAYADLDRIHFDGKHYRTDIAMKALK; translated from the coding sequence ATGCGTGTACTAGTTATTGGACGAGGCGGGCGTGAGCACGCGATTGTGTGGTCATTGAGCAAAAGCCCAAAAATCAGCAAATTGTTCTGCGCGCCGGGGAACGGCGGGATTGCCGGTTTGGCCGAGTGCGTGCCGATTACGGAGCTGCAATTCGAGGAAATCAGCACATTTGCGAAGGAGCAAGCGATTGATCTGGTCATGGTAGCTCCTGATGATCCGTTAGCTGCAGGTTTGGTCGACCATTTGGAAGCCAAAGGCATCGCCGCTTTCGGACCGCGCGCTAATGCAGCGATTATCGAGGGCAGCAAGGTTTTCATGAAGGAACTTTTGAAAAAATACAGCATTCCTACAGCTGCCTATGAATCCTTTGACGCATATGAGCCAGCACTGGCTTACTTGCGTACACAAACAGCGCCGATCGTGATCAAAGCAGACGGTTTGGCTGCTGGCAAAGGCGTGACCGTTGCTCAGACGATGGAAGAAGCGGAAGCTGCGCTGAAAGATATTATGGTGGACCAAGTGTTCGGCAAATCCGGCGCGAGCGTCGTCATTGAGGAATTCCTGACAGGACAAGAGATGTCTTTGCTGGCTTTCGTGGATGGCTCCACAGTTCGTCTGATGGTGCCTTCGCAGGATCACAAGCCTGTGTTTGACAACGACAAAGGGCCAAATACGGGCGGAATGGGGACTTACTCACCGCTGCCGCATATTCGTGAATCCATCGTGCAAGAGGCGCTTGAGAAAATCGTGCAGCCAACGGCAGATGCCATGGTTGCAGAAGGCCGCCCGTTCAAGGGTGTGCTGTATGCAGGTCTGATTTTGACCCCGAATGGTGTGAAAACGATCGAGTTCAACGCGCGCTTCGGAGATCCGGAGACGCAGGTTATTTTGCCAAGATTGCAAACGGATCTGCTGGATATTTTCCTGGCGATCAACAACGGGACGCTGGCTGAGCAGCCGATCGAGTGGAGCGAAGACGCAGCGGTTTGTGTCATTGTGGCTTCACCGGGCTATCCGGCCGCATATCCTAAGGGTCTGCCGATTACGGGGCTGGATCAGGTTCAAGATTCGCTCGTGTTCCACGCGGGGACAGCTATCGAGGACGGTCAAATCGTTACCAACGGCGGGCGCGTGCTGGGCATCACAGGAATCGGCAAAGATATTATCGAAGCTCGTCAGAAAGCTTATGCCGATTTGGATCGGATTCATTTTGACGGGAAACATTACCGGACGGATATTGCGATGAAGGCTTTGAAATAA